The following coding sequences lie in one Arachis stenosperma cultivar V10309 chromosome 5, arast.V10309.gnm1.PFL2, whole genome shotgun sequence genomic window:
- the LOC130981454 gene encoding uncharacterized protein LOC130981454, with the protein MEGTTNLVVYRNGEIIRNTHEGVRFVSQNPFSFVVPCTMTLMELHNGLCQSMENGTLMRVSRILYRNPVVVFGGLIQFDVMPITDEASMQKMFQIHQQTQMRHPQIEVYVDFETVEAVAVQNDIDIHDDRAAVYQGMNSDSEDDFEATYEAGDEDEDGNVGVEAAAENVVVGPSSSQPMDVPPFMRELDLEAMHAPEFPEYTNIGVADGEDGEFRIGMEYSSRKSVVAAIRSFTIAKGVDYEVYESEPQTFYAKCKMYGRGCDWLIRASLIRKKGCWEIRRYNGSHTCTIGTISQDHSKLDSDIVADAIRPLVETDPSIKVKSIIAKVQSRFNYTISYRKAWLAK; encoded by the exons ATGGAGGGAACTACAAATTTGGTGGTGTATCGCAACGGTGAGATAATACGTAATACTCATGAGGGAGTGAGGTTTGTGTCCCAGAATCCGTTTTCGTTTGTGGTTCCATGTACGATGACATTAATGGAGCTGCATAATGGCCTCTGTCAAAGCATGGAGAATGGTACGTTAATGAGAGTGAGCAGAATTCTGTACCGAAATCCGGTTGTTGTTTTTGGTGGTCTAATACAGTTTGATGTCATGCCGATCACTGATGAAGCGAGTATGCAGAAGATGTTTCAAATTCACCAGCAGACTCAGATGCGACACCCACAGATTGAGGTATACGTTGATTTTGAAACTGTAGAGGCAGTGGCGGTTCAGAATGATATAGATATACATGATGATAGAGCTGCAGTGTACCAAGGAATGAATAGTGACAGCGAAGATGACTTCGAAGCCACTTATGAGGCCGGCGACGAAGATGAGGATGGTAATGTGGGAGTTGAGGCAGCAGCAGAGAATGTAGTGGTGGGTCCGTCGAGCAGTCAACCGATGGACGTTCCACCTTTTATGCGTGAGTTGGATCTCGAGGCCATGCATGCCCCCGAGTTTCCGGAATATACAAACATAG GCGTTGCCGATGGTGAGGACGGGGAGTTCCGGATTGGAATGGAATACAGTTCTAGAAAGTCGGTCGTCGCAGCAATTAGAAGTTTCACTATTGCTAAAGGAGTTGACTATGAGGTGTATGAGTCTGAGCCACAGACGTTCTATGCAAAATGCAAGATGTACGGGCGCGGATGTGACTGGCTTATCCGAGCTAGCTTGATACGGAAAAAAGGTTGTTGGGAGATACGAAGATACAACGGTAGCCACACGTGCACGATCGGAACAATTTCACAAGATCATTCCAAGTTGGACTCAGATATAGTTGCTGATGCTATAAGGCCATTGGTCGAGACGGACCCGTCCATCAAGGTGAAATCTATAATTGCGAAAGTCCAGTCAAGGTTCAACTATACCATTAGTTACCGAAAGGCTTGGTTGGCAAAGTAG